The following proteins are encoded in a genomic region of Ornithodoros turicata isolate Travis chromosome 6, ASM3712646v1, whole genome shotgun sequence:
- the LOC135398170 gene encoding gastrula zinc finger protein XlCGF8.2DB-like, whose translation MARKVGEGSVEEQQHKCVVCAAVLRDGYSFRKHLETHNEPFGEEHVTLLAQKLPDGRLECLICGIALLSKRNFRNHYQGCHTTKRPFECPICRKRFKVSRAYIRHREIHFSNRERYRCKTCVKVFSDKGQFRIHVKAHSAKKERCEVCFKYFPGNLLRAHYYLHTTAFRVRCKICGKEVRERIMSTHVNHVHLGRAQNVCAVCGAKYKSPQAFVAHMRRHTDEPVGVCIICSRPFYKEDCYVRHMEGVHGCGSKKWSCSMCTKKFLTKAQLQAHTAVHTKEKPYKCEVCGKGFAWKHKVKDHMKTHSEERPFQCSLCGEAFKWKHNLANHHRAKHVSP comes from the exons ATGGCACGGAAAGTAGGGGAAGGCTCCGTGGAAgagcagcagcacaagtgcgtAGTTTGTGCCGCAGTACTCCGTGATGGCTATTCATTCAGGAAGCACTTGGAGACTCACAATGAG CCGTTCGGAGAAGAACACGTGACGCTTCTGGCACAGAAACTCCCGGACGGACGCCTGGAATGCCTCATATGCGGGATCGCGTTGCTTAGCAAGCGCAACTTTCGGAATCACTACCAGGGCTGCCACACGACTAAGAGACCGTTCGAATGCCCCATCTGCCGGAAACGCTTCAAGGTCTCCAGAGCCTACATCAGGCACCGAGAGATCCACTTTTCGAACAGAGAGCGCTACAGGTGCAAAACCTGTGTCAAGGTGTTCTCGGACAAAGGTCAGTTTCGAATCCACGTTAAGGCGCATTCGGCAAAAAAGGAGCGCTGCGAAGTGTGCTTCAAGTACTTTCCGGGTAACCTTTTACGAGCCCACTATTACTTACATACCACGGCATTTCGGGTGCGGTGCAAGATATGCGGAAAGGAAGTCAGGGAGAGAATCATGAGTACACACGTCAACCATGTGCATCTCGGCCGAGCTCAAAACGTGTGCGCCGTATGTGGAGCAAAGTATAAAAGTCCCCAAGCATTCGTCGCCCACATGCGAAGGCACACTGATGAGCCCGTCGGCGTGTGCATCATTTGTTCCAGGCCCTTCTATAAGGAAGATTGTTACGTAAGGCACATGGAAGGTGTTCACGGATGCGGGTCCAAGAAGTGGTCATGCTCTATGTGCACGAAAAAATTTCTTACAAAGGCGCAGTTGCAAGCGCACACCGCGGTGCACACCAAGGAGAAACCCTACAAGTGTGAAGTGTGTGGAAAGGGATTTGCTTGGAAACACAAAGTGAAAGATCACATGAAAACACACAGCGAAGAACGGCCGTTCCAATGCAGCTTGTGTGGGGAGGCGTTTAAGTGGAAGCACAACCTCGCCAACCATCACAGGGCAAAGCATGTCTCTCCTTAA